A window from Euwallacea fornicatus isolate EFF26 chromosome 27, ASM4011564v1, whole genome shotgun sequence encodes these proteins:
- the LOC136347263 gene encoding uncharacterized protein: protein MAAYSNVEYADILFMYGRADGNAAAAQRLYRERFPQRRVPNVKVFANTYRRMSETGNLYHQDPRPNNQKYHAEVDVQIFNTFEAEPTTSVRKVAEQLNVSTWKVWSVLHSEKLHPFHYTPVQGLEEGDPIRRTHFCRFILHADIEDGRFLRRILWTDESKFSREGVTNFHNLHYWAEENPHMKKETSFQHKFSVNVWAGIIGRLLIGPYFLPDNLNGENYLEFLRNHLPDILDDIPLDVRTEIIFQNDGCPAHYRKTIREFLNNQFPERWIGRNGPILWPARSPDLTPVDYHIWGRMKELVYNEEIHDRDHLIQKINRAAKVMKVEMKLGVTTTEMRRRCRCCIRNGGSHFEHNN from the coding sequence ATGGCTGCATATTCAAATGTTGAATATGCTGATATACTTTTTATGTATGGCAGAGCTGACGGTAACGCAGCTGCCGCTCAGCGTTTATATCGTGAAAGATTTCCTCAAAGAAGAGTACCTAACGTAAAAGTATTCGCTAATACATATCGTAGAATGAGTGAAACTGGGAATTTATATCATCAAGATCCTAGACCGAATAACCAAAAATATCACGCTGAGGTGGacgtacaaatttttaatacgtttGAAGCAGAGCCCACTACAAGCGTTAGGAAAGTAGCTGAACAACTCAACGTATCTACGTGGAAGGTGTGGTCAGTTCTACACTCTGAGAAATTGCACCCTTTTCATTACACACCCGTGCAAGGACTTGAGGAGGGAGATCCAATCCGAAGAACACATTTTTGTCGATTTATCTTACATGCGGATATTGAAGATGGAAGATTTCTTCGCAGGATTTTATGGACggatgaatctaaattttcccGTGAAGGAGTTACCAACTTtcataatttgcattattgggctgaagaaaatccgcatatgaaaaaagaaacttcgtttcaacataaatttagtgTGAACGTATGGGCTGGTATAATAGGCAGGCTTTTGATTGGCCCATATTTTTTGCCAGACAATTTAAATGGCGAAAATTAcctagaatttttaagaaatcattTACCAGATATTTTGGACGATATACCTTTAGATGTAAGAACggaaatcatatttcaaaacgatgGATGTCCTGCCCATTATCGGAAAACAATAagggagtttttaaataatcagttTCCCGAAAGATGGATAGGGCGAAACGGACCAATATTATGGCCTGCTAGATCTCCGGATCTGACCCCAGTAGATTATCATATCTGGGGAAGAATGAAGGAACTGGTatacaatgaagaaattcacgatcgagaccatctcattcaaaaaattaatagggcaGCAAAAGTCATGAAGGTTGAAATGAAGCTAGGAGTAACCACCACAGAGATGCGACGAAGATGCCGATGTTGTATCAGAAATGGTGGATCTCATTTCgagcataataattaa
- the LOC136347267 gene encoding high affinity copper uptake protein 1-like — MSHDGHDDHHDHSGHDGHEMNTYFIFSKSATVLFKQWNFDSVGGLIASVFAIYVMAFLYEALKFLRAYLLAAAVSIKRANKCSGGEKVSQPTIMSKSHLIQTLLHGVQGILGYFLMLIFMTYNGWLCIAVIGGFVCGYFVFAWRMSCAMVGSANDDHCQ, encoded by the exons ATGAGTCATGACGGTCATGACGATCATCATGACCATAGCGGTCATGATGGCCATGAAATGAACACCTAC tttATCTTTTCAAAAAGTGCTACGGTCTTGTTTAAACAATGGAATTTCGATTCTGTTGGTGGCCTAATTGCGTCAGTGTTCGCTATTTACGTGATGGCCTTCTTGTATGaagctttaaagtttttaag GGCTTACCTGCTTGCAGCTGCAGTCAGTATTAAGCGGGCCAACAAATGTTCTGGTGGCGAAAAAGTCTCGCA GCCAACAATAATGTCTAAATCGCATCTCATCCAGACTCTACTTCACGGAGTTCAAGGCATCCTCggctattttttaatgttaatatttatgaCTTACAATGGGTGGCTTTGTATAGCTGTGATTGGAGGTTTCGTATGCGGGTATTTCGTTTTTGCATGGCGAATGTCCTGTGCTATGGTTGGCAGCGCAAACGACGACCACTGCCAATAG